The Deinococcus roseus genome contains a region encoding:
- a CDS encoding NAD(P)/FAD-dependent oxidoreductase encodes MHVIVIGAGLAGLTAARTLKRAGKQVTVLEKAAHVGGRVCTSQVEGFTIDHGFQVLFTGYPAVKRNLNLEALDLRVLEPGAVIRSQTQTSTVGDPFRLPGDALQSLQSPHLTLKDKVLVAKLSVDIGQGEAHRFFREAETSTLTFLQEYGFSDSAIDAFFKPFFGGIFLNRELSTSSRLFKYYYRMMLYGEVALPREGMGAIPRQLSRGLDIRLNTSVTALESSGHNVRVYTADGPLEANQVVIATDPPELRRLLGVQTPQGHVGSSYVYFASDTLLDQSRKLILASDEGLINNAMWLSNVGPYAPSGKHLLAVSVLRAAFDNDNLLMVGVLQELEHWYGNQTGDLQPLKILHIPYGQFSQEVGFMDQLSPLKAPMERIWIASEATRMSGIQGAMESGEQAAAAILGDVQTLSRPMGA; translated from the coding sequence ATGCATGTCATTGTCATTGGCGCAGGATTGGCAGGCCTGACGGCTGCACGCACCCTGAAACGGGCCGGGAAACAGGTCACGGTGCTGGAAAAAGCAGCCCATGTGGGTGGAAGGGTCTGCACCTCACAGGTGGAGGGTTTCACCATTGACCATGGGTTTCAGGTGCTTTTTACGGGTTATCCAGCGGTCAAACGCAATTTGAATCTGGAAGCACTGGATTTGCGGGTGCTGGAACCCGGAGCGGTGATCCGTTCCCAGACCCAGACCAGCACGGTGGGAGATCCCTTCAGGTTGCCCGGAGATGCTCTGCAAAGCCTGCAAAGCCCGCACCTGACCCTCAAAGACAAGGTGCTGGTGGCAAAACTCAGTGTGGACATCGGGCAGGGAGAGGCGCACAGGTTTTTCCGGGAAGCAGAAACCTCCACCCTGACTTTTTTGCAGGAGTACGGGTTCAGCGACAGTGCCATTGATGCGTTTTTCAAACCCTTCTTTGGAGGCATTTTTCTGAACCGGGAGCTTTCCACCTCCAGCAGACTGTTCAAGTACTATTACCGCATGATGCTGTATGGTGAGGTGGCTTTGCCCAGAGAAGGCATGGGGGCCATTCCCAGGCAACTCTCCAGGGGCCTGGACATCCGCCTGAACACCAGTGTGACGGCCCTGGAATCCAGCGGCCACAACGTGCGGGTGTACACCGCAGACGGACCTCTGGAGGCAAACCAGGTGGTGATCGCAACCGATCCGCCAGAACTGCGCCGTTTGCTGGGTGTTCAGACGCCTCAGGGGCATGTGGGGAGTTCTTACGTGTATTTTGCCAGTGACACCCTGCTGGACCAGAGCCGCAAGTTGATTCTGGCCTCCGATGAGGGCCTGATCAACAATGCCATGTGGCTCAGCAATGTGGGACCTTATGCACCCTCAGGGAAACATCTGCTGGCGGTTTCGGTGTTGCGGGCGGCATTTGACAACGACAACCTCTTGATGGTGGGGGTGTTGCAGGAACTGGAGCACTGGTATGGCAACCAGACAGGGGACTTGCAGCCCTTGAAAATCCTGCACATTCCGTATGGGCAATTCAGTCAGGAGGTGGGCTTCATGGACCAGCTTTCTCCTCTGAAAGCCCCGATGGAGCGGATCTGGATTGCCTCAGAAGCCACCCGGATGAGTGGCATCCAGGGGGCCATGGAAAGCGGGGAACAGGCTGCTGCGGCCATTCTGGGCGATGTGCAGACCCTTTCCAGACCAATGGGGGCATAA
- a CDS encoding glycosyl hydrolase family 18 protein codes for MKRSLMLTGLLMLGMTTLVSCSRDALLDQAQIQTQATGLTATFSTSSVWSGGFNGVITLTNNTAAAITSWTLKFKFNGDGGLSGTPWGAGGNAVKNADGSYTITPNTWGGNNIPAGSSVTVSYSGTGTFSGVNTCTINNASCDGTTPTDTTAPTVSTSVSPSTLTAAGTATVTATASDNVGVSKVEFYRNGALVSTDTTSPYQYSQSFAAGQNGTYAFTAKAFDAAGNNKTSTATNLTVNIPSTGDTTAPTSSLSLSPSTLTAAGNINLTASATDNVGVTKVEFYRGTTLIATDTTAPYTYAHAYSSSSQNGTYSYTAKAFDAAGNTKTSAAVSATVNIPATSFPRPTGSTIVAYYGNWTRGTGYTVNSLPADKVDVVNYSFAKIVGGKCASTDVNADYGGSGPTVGGGFNDIKLLKARNPNIKAVISIGGWMWYGTNLNPNQEFAKVSSTDASRQTFVKSCIDQFVKGIQPGYNNHEGIFDGIDIDWEFPGECGGDAPAYCPAAGQGPTERANWLKLLQEFRRQLDAYKPGLLLTVAVNPAQRIVQSYKDEGLIPGLDQALNWINVMTYDFSGPWSTTTGHNTPLDANPRDPNAVQNFTVKGGLTAWNNAGIPKNHLIPGFAFYGHGWANVSAGPNNDGLFNAASGGASGGEEVGSASYKALVNLVINNPAFTKYYDTYAQAAYAYDPVNRVFWSYDNAQSIGAKATYTKQNGFGGAMFWMSGQDDSQNTLLTALASKIH; via the coding sequence GTGAAGAGATCCCTGATGCTGACCGGTCTGCTGATGCTGGGAATGACCACCCTGGTGTCCTGTTCCAGAGATGCCCTGCTTGATCAGGCCCAGATTCAAACCCAGGCCACAGGCCTGACCGCCACGTTCAGCACCAGCAGTGTGTGGAGTGGTGGATTCAACGGGGTGATCACCCTCACCAACAACACCGCTGCAGCCATCACCAGCTGGACCTTGAAGTTTAAATTCAATGGAGATGGTGGCCTGTCTGGAACCCCCTGGGGTGCAGGCGGCAACGCCGTTAAAAATGCCGATGGTTCTTATACCATCACGCCCAACACCTGGGGCGGCAACAACATCCCCGCAGGCAGCAGTGTCACCGTTTCCTACTCTGGTACGGGCACGTTCTCCGGGGTCAACACCTGCACCATCAACAACGCCTCCTGTGATGGCACCACCCCCACCGACACCACGGCTCCGACGGTAAGTACGAGCGTGTCGCCGTCCACGCTGACTGCGGCTGGAACGGCCACAGTGACAGCCACGGCAAGTGACAACGTGGGTGTGAGCAAGGTGGAGTTTTACCGCAACGGCGCATTGGTTTCCACCGATACGACTTCCCCCTACCAGTACAGCCAGAGCTTTGCTGCAGGTCAGAATGGCACCTATGCTTTTACTGCAAAAGCGTTTGATGCCGCTGGCAACAATAAAACGTCTACAGCAACCAACCTGACGGTGAACATCCCCAGCACGGGAGACACCACAGCACCGACCTCCAGTCTGAGTTTGAGTCCGAGCACCCTGACTGCGGCTGGAAACATCAACCTGACGGCGAGTGCTACCGACAACGTAGGGGTCACAAAAGTAGAATTCTATCGGGGGACCACCTTGATTGCCACCGATACCACTGCGCCATACACCTATGCCCATGCGTACAGCAGTTCCAGCCAGAACGGGACGTACAGTTACACTGCGAAGGCGTTTGATGCTGCTGGGAACACCAAAACCAGTGCTGCTGTCTCTGCCACCGTCAACATTCCTGCCACCAGTTTCCCCAGACCCACCGGAAGCACCATCGTGGCCTACTACGGCAACTGGACCAGAGGCACCGGTTACACCGTCAATTCCCTGCCTGCAGACAAAGTGGATGTGGTCAATTACAGCTTCGCCAAGATTGTGGGCGGCAAGTGTGCTTCCACCGATGTCAACGCAGATTACGGCGGCAGTGGACCCACGGTGGGCGGCGGCTTCAATGACATCAAACTGCTCAAGGCCAGAAATCCCAACATCAAAGCGGTCATCTCCATCGGGGGCTGGATGTGGTACGGGACGAACCTCAACCCCAACCAGGAATTTGCGAAGGTGTCCTCCACAGATGCGTCCAGACAGACTTTTGTGAAATCCTGCATCGACCAGTTTGTGAAGGGCATCCAGCCCGGATACAACAACCACGAAGGCATCTTTGACGGCATCGACATCGACTGGGAGTTCCCCGGAGAGTGTGGAGGAGATGCGCCTGCCTACTGCCCGGCTGCCGGACAGGGACCCACAGAACGGGCCAACTGGCTGAAACTGCTGCAGGAATTCCGCAGGCAACTGGACGCCTACAAACCCGGTTTGCTGCTCACCGTGGCGGTCAACCCGGCCCAGCGCATCGTACAGAGCTACAAAGATGAAGGGCTGATTCCCGGCCTCGATCAGGCGCTCAACTGGATCAACGTGATGACCTATGACTTCAGTGGCCCCTGGAGCACCACCACGGGTCACAACACTCCGCTGGATGCCAACCCCAGAGATCCCAATGCTGTCCAGAACTTCACGGTCAAGGGTGGACTGACCGCCTGGAACAACGCAGGCATTCCCAAAAACCACCTGATCCCTGGATTTGCTTTCTACGGGCATGGCTGGGCCAACGTCTCTGCAGGCCCCAACAATGACGGCCTCTTCAATGCAGCCAGTGGAGGTGCTTCTGGTGGGGAAGAGGTGGGCAGTGCCAGCTACAAAGCCCTGGTGAACCTGGTGATCAACAACCCTGCTTTCACCAAGTACTACGACACCTATGCCCAGGCTGCTTATGCCTACGATCCCGTGAACCGTGTGTTCTGGTCTTACGACAACGCCCAGTCCATTGGGGCCAAGGCCACCTACACCAAACAGAACGGTTTCGGCGGGGCCATGTTCTGGATGTCCGGTCAGGACGACAGCCAGAACACCCTGCTGACCGCCCTTGCCAGCAAGATCCACTGA
- a CDS encoding NUDIX hydrolase yields MMEYVYAVPTALLPQPSPQLQPVTPELYEILSTRGTFLPRPEAEEDETHRQVIPYVLAKHQGKYLLMHRTRAGGDQRLHLKYSLGVGGHINPIDGATDPIQAGLARELEEEIEANVTSLDLLGLILLNDSPVSRVHVGLLYLAHCENAPLVRETEKLQGEMRTRHQIRDLYDALEGWSQLAFDAL; encoded by the coding sequence ATGATGGAATACGTTTACGCTGTCCCCACTGCACTGCTGCCCCAGCCCAGCCCTCAATTGCAACCTGTGACCCCCGAACTGTACGAGATCCTTTCCACCCGTGGAACCTTCCTGCCCAGGCCCGAAGCCGAAGAAGACGAAACCCACCGTCAGGTGATCCCTTACGTTCTGGCCAAACACCAGGGGAAATACCTGCTGATGCACCGCACCAGAGCCGGAGGGGACCAGAGGCTGCACCTCAAGTACTCGCTGGGGGTGGGTGGGCACATCAACCCCATTGATGGAGCCACGGACCCCATTCAGGCGGGTCTGGCCCGTGAACTTGAAGAGGAAATTGAGGCCAATGTCACCTCGCTGGACCTGCTGGGGCTGATTCTGCTGAATGACTCTCCGGTGTCGCGGGTGCATGTGGGGTTGTTGTACCTGGCACATTGCGAAAACGCGCCCCTGGTGCGGGAAACCGAGAAACTGCAAGGAGAAATGCGTACCAGACATCAAATTCGCGATTTATACGATGCACTCGAAGGTTGGAGCCAGCTGGCTTTTGACGCCTTGTGA
- a CDS encoding FtsX-like permease family protein, with product MLLSYTLKNLLRHFWRTLATVLGVAVGIAAVLGTVTVGDNINANLQSVFTAASGKAELIVAPGASGRAVIEAQPVLDLLKRENQIQQTLQTLEYYAVLKSDAPEYTRPIVPGVQGGFLISGQETERPEDLPVKLASGTLPSKGSYGIAVSQSFAAQQKLKLGDTLNFVAPTGLFSFTITGTLKTDGGISSLNAGQVGVTSLQDLQERTYLQGRVSYVGLMLVPRSNAEDVRLQLEKNLPETFNVLYPAGRGQVSNGLVQTVQSGLEVLAATLMALAGFLAYNTFAASVVERHREFALLRTLGFTRRQVLNISFLEAAIISVLGVLVGVGLGVLIAAAITAFNAYLLEFPFTTLELPWNKVLTASLVGTLTTFAAASGPARAASGVAPMVAARGTVDAGKGFPLLVGVLVLGTGLVLSVLHYPRNWTLTAASFSMALTFVGIALVSPALLFPARKIFEPVLVRLMGIPARLGLGSVLRSRARNGVAIGAVALGIGLTVGVGGMVSGINQSIEDWVETTIIGDMFIAAATPFPADFKTQLKTKYPDLTEVSAVGVRIARYEPPEQRARNASIVLTDPERYDPSKGAGKLQFISGSLESTIQDFYKGRAVYASGTIADRYNVKPGSTVKLRTTEGWLDFRVLGIVIDYTSAGETFIASTKDLKLFGGGSPELYVLSVKNQDPRTFGQQLKKDFPGLYLDIQYNQEYKKAILDTTSRFFGSTNSLLVLAVVIAALGVANTLGMNLSERMHEMAVLRALGLRRSELMRSVFTEGIVVVVLGTLLGVLGGIALSQVITASSNSLTGYRVEPVYPLDLFLIALLASPVVGILAAFLPARRAANIHPAEALRSSQEA from the coding sequence GTGCTGCTTTCTTACACCCTGAAGAACCTGCTGCGCCATTTCTGGCGCACCCTGGCCACCGTGCTGGGGGTGGCCGTGGGCATTGCCGCTGTGCTGGGCACTGTAACCGTGGGAGACAACATCAATGCCAACCTGCAATCGGTGTTCACGGCCGCCAGTGGCAAAGCAGAGCTGATTGTGGCTCCGGGGGCTTCTGGCCGGGCCGTGATTGAAGCCCAGCCGGTGCTGGACCTCCTGAAACGGGAAAACCAAATCCAGCAGACCCTGCAAACCCTGGAATATTACGCGGTTCTGAAAAGCGATGCCCCGGAGTACACCCGTCCGATTGTTCCTGGTGTACAGGGTGGGTTTCTGATCAGTGGCCAGGAAACCGAACGGCCCGAAGATTTGCCCGTCAAACTGGCATCTGGAACTTTGCCTTCAAAAGGGTCTTATGGCATTGCCGTCAGTCAGTCTTTTGCAGCCCAGCAGAAACTCAAACTGGGAGACACCCTGAATTTTGTGGCCCCCACCGGACTTTTCTCTTTCACCATCACAGGCACCCTGAAAACCGATGGGGGCATCTCCAGCCTGAATGCCGGGCAGGTGGGGGTCACCAGTTTGCAGGACCTGCAGGAGCGCACTTACCTGCAAGGGCGGGTGAGTTATGTGGGCCTGATGCTGGTCCCCAGATCCAATGCAGAAGATGTGCGCCTGCAACTGGAGAAAAACCTGCCTGAAACCTTCAATGTGCTTTACCCTGCAGGTCGGGGGCAGGTGTCCAATGGACTGGTGCAAACCGTGCAGAGCGGTCTGGAAGTGCTGGCCGCCACCCTGATGGCCCTGGCTGGTTTTCTGGCCTACAACACCTTTGCTGCTTCGGTGGTGGAAAGACACCGTGAATTTGCACTGCTGCGCACCCTGGGCTTCACCCGCAGGCAGGTGCTGAACATCAGTTTTCTGGAAGCCGCCATCATCAGTGTGCTGGGCGTGCTGGTGGGGGTGGGCCTGGGCGTGCTGATTGCTGCAGCCATCACCGCCTTCAATGCCTACCTGCTGGAATTTCCCTTCACCACTCTGGAGCTTCCCTGGAACAAGGTCTTGACGGCGAGTCTGGTGGGCACCCTCACCACTTTTGCTGCAGCCTCTGGACCTGCCCGTGCAGCTTCTGGAGTGGCTCCCATGGTGGCGGCCAGAGGCACTGTGGATGCGGGCAAAGGCTTCCCATTGCTGGTGGGCGTGCTGGTGCTGGGCACAGGTCTTGTGCTGTCTGTTTTGCATTACCCCCGAAACTGGACCCTGACTGCCGCCAGTTTTTCCATGGCCCTGACTTTTGTGGGCATTGCGCTGGTCTCCCCTGCCCTGCTGTTTCCAGCCCGCAAAATCTTTGAACCTGTGCTGGTCCGTTTGATGGGGATTCCTGCCCGTCTGGGCCTGGGCTCTGTTCTGAGGTCCCGGGCCAGAAATGGGGTCGCCATTGGTGCCGTTGCACTGGGGATTGGTCTGACCGTGGGTGTGGGAGGAATGGTTTCTGGAATCAACCAGAGCATTGAAGACTGGGTGGAAACCACCATCATTGGAGACATGTTCATCGCTGCTGCCACACCGTTTCCAGCAGATTTCAAAACCCAGCTCAAAACAAAATACCCTGACCTCACAGAAGTCAGTGCTGTGGGGGTCAGAATCGCCCGGTATGAACCTCCAGAACAGCGGGCCAGAAATGCCAGCATCGTGCTGACCGACCCAGAGCGCTACGATCCCAGCAAAGGGGCAGGCAAGCTGCAATTCATTTCCGGTTCTCTGGAAAGCACCATTCAGGACTTTTACAAAGGCAGGGCCGTCTACGCTTCCGGGACCATCGCAGACCGCTACAACGTCAAGCCAGGCAGCACCGTGAAACTCAGAACCACCGAGGGCTGGCTGGATTTCCGGGTGCTGGGCATCGTGATTGATTACACCAGTGCTGGCGAAACCTTCATTGCCTCCACAAAGGATTTGAAGCTTTTTGGAGGAGGCTCTCCAGAGCTGTACGTGCTGAGCGTGAAAAACCAGGATCCCAGAACTTTTGGACAGCAGCTCAAAAAAGACTTTCCAGGACTGTACCTGGACATCCAGTACAACCAGGAATACAAAAAAGCCATTCTGGATACCACCAGCCGCTTCTTTGGCAGCACCAACAGCCTGCTGGTGCTCGCCGTGGTGATTGCCGCTCTGGGGGTGGCCAACACGCTGGGCATGAACCTCTCGGAACGCATGCATGAAATGGCGGTTCTGCGTGCACTGGGCCTCAGAAGAAGCGAACTGATGCGCAGCGTCTTCACCGAGGGCATTGTGGTGGTGGTGCTGGGCACCCTGCTGGGCGTGCTGGGAGGCATTGCCCTCAGTCAGGTGATCACGGCCTCCTCCAACAGCCTGACCGGATACCGCGTGGAACCGGTGTACCCGCTGGATTTGTTCCTGATTGCCCTGCTGGCCAGCCCTGTGGTGGGCATTCTGGCAGCCTTCCTTCCAGCCAGACGCGCAGCAAACATCCATCCTGCAGAGGCCCTGAGAAGCAGCCAGGAAGCCTGA
- a CDS encoding sulfurtransferase encodes MPKNWVSAKEIFARVFEPNLRIIDVRSNLLDHSYGATKFAEGHLPNAVRLDLEKDLSGPKGEHGGRHPYPSADQIKAVFERVGVSDHTRVVVYDDAGGMYAARVWWLLKSIGHEDVCLLDGGIQAWLAEGFSLETAARSFPEGQITVQEKPELLASMEEVRTVKGRKDVLLIDARAPERYRGEVEPMDRIPGHIPGAINRPFGQNLENGKFKSLDALQAQYQDLTGAQEKILYCGSGVSAAHNAVVFDELGIPHRLYAGSYSDWVSYPEHEVETGEKATESVLTGE; translated from the coding sequence ATGCCAAAGAATTGGGTGTCTGCGAAAGAAATCTTCGCCAGGGTGTTTGAGCCGAATTTGCGCATCATCGATGTGCGTTCCAACCTGCTGGACCACAGCTACGGAGCCACCAAATTTGCAGAGGGACACCTGCCCAATGCGGTCAGGCTGGACCTCGAAAAAGACCTCTCTGGCCCCAAAGGAGAGCATGGAGGCCGCCATCCTTACCCCAGTGCGGACCAGATCAAAGCGGTGTTTGAGCGGGTCGGGGTCAGCGACCACACCCGTGTGGTGGTTTACGACGATGCAGGAGGCATGTACGCCGCCCGGGTCTGGTGGCTTTTGAAATCCATCGGTCATGAGGATGTGTGCTTGCTGGATGGGGGCATTCAGGCCTGGCTTGCAGAGGGATTCTCTCTGGAAACCGCAGCCAGGAGCTTCCCGGAAGGCCAGATCACCGTGCAGGAAAAACCAGAACTGCTGGCCAGTATGGAGGAGGTTCGCACGGTCAAAGGCAGGAAAGATGTGCTCCTGATTGATGCGCGTGCTCCAGAACGTTACCGGGGAGAGGTGGAACCGATGGACCGCATTCCGGGCCACATCCCCGGAGCCATCAACCGTCCTTTTGGGCAGAACCTGGAAAATGGCAAATTCAAAAGCCTGGACGCTTTGCAGGCCCAGTACCAGGACCTGACTGGAGCACAGGAAAAAATCCTGTACTGCGGCTCTGGCGTGTCTGCAGCCCACAATGCTGTGGTTTTTGATGAACTGGGCATCCCACACAGGCTTTACGCGGGTTCTTATTCCGACTGGGTGAGTTACCCCGAGCATGAAGTGGAAACGGGCGAGAAGGCGACAGAAAGTGTTCTGACCGGAGAATGA
- a CDS encoding glycerol-3-phosphate acyltransferase: MPVAPLVTCLLAYLLGSLSFGIIYSHLKGEDIRKKDAPGGSGVYRQYGLGAALMVSVLDIAKGALAVWVAQIYSPEVAWLAAGLVVLGHNFPVFFKFDGGGGIAPLLGALLVHSPMTLLLALILTGIAIPLYRFVLQKHIKFNVLPAISVMVLPILLVYAYLQHTGFLALVAIVVAMALRIPFSLKS; this comes from the coding sequence GTGCCTGTTGCCCCATTGGTCACCTGTCTCCTTGCCTACCTGCTGGGATCCCTGAGTTTTGGGATCATCTACTCGCACTTGAAAGGCGAGGACATCCGCAAAAAAGACGCGCCAGGTGGCAGCGGAGTTTACCGCCAGTATGGTCTGGGAGCGGCACTCATGGTGAGCGTTCTGGACATTGCCAAGGGTGCCCTGGCCGTCTGGGTGGCACAGATTTACAGTCCAGAAGTGGCCTGGCTTGCTGCCGGTCTGGTGGTGCTGGGGCACAACTTCCCGGTGTTTTTCAAATTTGATGGGGGAGGAGGCATTGCTCCTTTGCTGGGTGCCCTGCTGGTGCATTCCCCCATGACTTTGCTGCTGGCCCTGATCCTGACGGGCATCGCCATTCCTCTGTACAGGTTTGTGCTGCAAAAGCACATCAAATTCAACGTGTTGCCTGCCATCAGCGTGATGGTGTTGCCCATTCTGCTGGTGTACGCTTATCTGCAACACACTGGCTTTCTCGCACTGGTGGCCATTGTGGTTGCGATGGCCCTCAGAATCCCTTTCAGCCTGAAATCATGA
- a CDS encoding aminopeptidase encodes MLQELAEKQARLLAAYCIHAQENETILIQGSTHALPVLEALHREILQRGARPLLKLEFPYQLAEFVNLASDAVLDALAPGAVQEMEGIAGSIRIDAPMPPRKGADPARMQRWGKTLNPLGEIRRQKKWCISLFPTEYAAQSAGMSFEDYQQFVLQAMFLDHADPVQKWGEVRERQTTLIERLSKASEIRILSENTDLTLNVKDRIWANSDGKRNMPSGEVFTGPIETSASGHIFYDLPTLYQGREVQGIHLTFEEGKVVQAHADVGNDVLQAALSTDPGARFLGEIGIGTNYGIQTPSKNILFDEKIGGTVHLAVGSSYPETGGLNKSTIHWDMICDLRSGGEILLDGEVFQRDGVFV; translated from the coding sequence ATGCTACAGGAACTCGCTGAGAAACAGGCCCGCTTGCTGGCGGCCTACTGCATCCATGCCCAGGAAAATGAAACCATCCTCATTCAGGGCAGCACCCACGCCCTGCCCGTTCTGGAAGCCCTGCACCGTGAAATCCTGCAGCGGGGTGCCAGACCCCTGCTGAAACTGGAATTCCCTTACCAGTTGGCTGAATTTGTCAACCTGGCCAGCGATGCAGTGCTGGACGCCCTTGCTCCTGGGGCTGTGCAGGAAATGGAAGGCATTGCCGGATCCATCCGCATTGATGCACCCATGCCCCCCAGAAAAGGCGCAGATCCAGCCCGAATGCAGCGCTGGGGCAAAACCCTGAATCCTCTGGGAGAAATCCGCAGGCAGAAGAAGTGGTGCATTTCCCTGTTCCCCACGGAATACGCGGCCCAGTCTGCAGGCATGTCCTTTGAAGATTACCAGCAGTTTGTCTTGCAGGCCATGTTTCTGGACCATGCAGACCCCGTGCAAAAGTGGGGAGAGGTGCGGGAAAGACAGACCACGCTGATTGAACGCCTTTCCAAAGCCAGTGAAATCCGTATCCTGTCTGAAAACACCGACCTGACCCTGAACGTCAAAGACCGCATCTGGGCCAACAGCGATGGCAAACGCAACATGCCCTCTGGCGAGGTGTTCACCGGACCCATCGAAACCAGTGCCAGTGGCCACATTTTTTATGATCTTCCCACCCTATATCAGGGACGGGAGGTGCAGGGCATTCATTTGACCTTTGAAGAGGGCAAAGTTGTGCAAGCCCACGCAGATGTGGGCAACGATGTGCTGCAGGCTGCTCTGAGCACCGATCCCGGAGCCCGTTTTCTGGGAGAAATCGGCATTGGCACCAATTACGGCATCCAGACACCCAGCAAAAACATCCTCTTCGACGAAAAAATTGGGGGCACCGTCCACCTGGCCGTGGGCAGCAGTTACCCTGAAACCGGAGGCCTCAACAAGAGCACCATCCACTGGGACATGATCTGCGACCTGCGCTCTGGAGGAGAGATTTTGCTGGATGGGGAGGTTTTTCAGCGGGACGGGGTGTTTGTTTAA
- a CDS encoding HesA/MoeB/ThiF family protein, which produces MLTRPEIQRYSRQLLLDGFTPEHQQKLTDTSVLFIGAGGLGTPAMTYLAAAGVGHIGICDFDTVSISNLQRQVLYRSADVDAPKARVAASQIQQLNPRIKTEILPRLTPENAEDLFSRFDLVLDCADNFATRYLVNDTCVKLGKTWVWAAAQSYEAMLSVFTPERSLRRIFPDPPPSQDNCDTIGVIGPMLGVAGSMMALEALKVITGLGTPLIGKLWTFDALAGTARVIKLP; this is translated from the coding sequence ATGCTCACCCGACCCGAGATCCAGCGTTACAGCCGACAGCTCCTGCTGGACGGCTTCACCCCTGAGCACCAGCAAAAACTGACGGACACCTCTGTGCTGTTCATCGGAGCAGGAGGACTGGGCACCCCAGCCATGACCTACCTTGCAGCTGCAGGGGTGGGGCACATCGGCATTTGCGATTTTGACACCGTCAGCATCAGCAACTTGCAGCGTCAGGTGCTGTACAGGTCTGCAGATGTGGATGCCCCCAAAGCCAGGGTCGCAGCCAGCCAGATTCAGCAACTCAACCCCAGGATCAAAACCGAAATCCTGCCCAGACTGACCCCAGAAAACGCCGAGGACCTGTTCTCCCGGTTTGATCTGGTGCTGGACTGCGCTGACAATTTCGCCACCCGTTATCTGGTCAATGACACCTGCGTAAAGCTGGGAAAAACCTGGGTGTGGGCCGCTGCCCAGAGCTATGAAGCCATGCTCAGCGTGTTCACCCCAGAACGTTCCCTCAGAAGGATTTTTCCAGACCCTCCGCCCTCCCAGGACAACTGCGACACCATCGGGGTGATCGGTCCGATGCTGGGCGTAGCAGGCAGCATGATGGCCCTGGAAGCCTTAAAAGTCATCACGGGGCTGGGCACCCCCCTGATTGGCAAACTCTGGACGTTTGATGCGCTGGCAGGGACGGCGCGGGTGATCAAGTTGCCATGA